One window of the Cryptomeria japonica chromosome 7, Sugi_1.0, whole genome shotgun sequence genome contains the following:
- the LOC131046474 gene encoding G-type lectin S-receptor-like serine/threonine-protein kinase At2g19130 — MDMSPGKTQLVMVYNNSAPYWSTGEWNGNYFTKVPEVYAPRRFQMSCVRVSPARIYFTFNVIQADHALTGRILVNANGELKLCYWMDDGTWSQGWSSFQGQCSDYDICGAYGLCNADDVCTCVEGFTPNKHDTQSWWSNGCARRRPLQCSVTEGTTDGFLEAKNQYLSEEGAVIYNEPTQRGCRTACLNNCSCTAFAFVISYPPVCRLWFGDLFKMRVSSENQSIFIRLAASQLGHSISEGSSKPSPPLRSFLPGTIASVSVVFAFLLVGFLLWKRWRHAKKSKEDDVPTSLRTFTYKELRVATQNFKHKLGSGAFGSVFKGTLQDNKGTLQDNMLVAVKRLEGSTQVEKQFRAEISTIGRIQHVNLVRLLGFCVQGSQRLLVYAYMPNGSLNSALFTKDEEVEKVLDWKTRFEIALGIARGLLYLHEECRDRIIHCDIKPENILLDGDFSPKVADFGLAKLVGRDFSRVLTTARGTRGYLAPEWVSGLPITPKADVFSFGMTLFEIISGRRNLDLNVEESRI; from the coding sequence ATGGACATGTCTCCAGGAAAGACACAGTTGGTGATGGTCTATAACAACAGTGCTCCATATTGGTCCACTGGAGAGTGGAATGGGAATTATTTTACCAAAGTTCCGGAGGTGTATGCTCCTAGGAGATTCCAAATGTCCTGCGTGAGGGTTTCTCCTGCAAGAATATACTTCACTTTTAATGTAATCCAGGCAGATCATGCCCTCACGGGGCGGATCCTGGTAAACGCGAATGGTGAGTTAAAGCTTTGCTACTGGATGGATGATGGCACATGGAGTCAAGGATGGTCGTCATTCCAAGGTCAGTGCAGTGACTATGATATCTGCGGAGCCTATGGCCTCTGCAATGCCGATGATGTGTGTACTTGTGTTGAGGGTTTCACACCCAACAAGCATGACACTCAAAGTTGGTGGTCAAATGGGTGTGCTCGGCGAAGACCCCTGCAATGCTCTGTCACAGAAGGCACAACCGATGGCTTCTTGGAAGCCAAGAACCAATACTTGTCCGAAGAAGGAGCTGTCATATACAACGAACCAACACAGAGAGGCTGCAGGACTGCTTGTCTAAACAATTGCTCCTGCACAGCCTTTGCTTTTGTTATTTCTTATCCACCAGTCTGTAGACTCTGGTTTGGGGATTTATTCAAAATGCGAGTTTCATCTGAGAACCAATCCATCTTCATTAGACTGGCTGCCTCTCAGTTAGGGCACTCGATTTCAGAGGGAAGCAGCAAACCGTCCCCTCCTCTTCGTAGTTTTCTTCCTGGGACTATTGCTTCTGTATCTGTTGTTTTTGCTTTTCTGTTGGTTGGATTTCTTCTGTGGAAACGTTGGAGACATGCCAAGAAAAGCAAGGAAGATGATGTGCCGACTTCACTCAGAACATTCACTTACAAAGAATTGCGAGTTGCAACCCAGAATTTCAAGCACAAGCTTGGGAGCGGAGCATTCGGCTCTGTGTTCAAAGGAACTCTGCAAGACAACAAAGGAACTCTGCAAGACAACATGCTCGTGGCAGTAAAGAGATTAGAGGGTTCTACACAAGTAGAAAAGCAATTCCGTGCGGAAATAAGCACCATCGGAAGAATACAGCATGTGAATTTGGTGAGGCTCTTGGGATTCTGCGTACAAGGCTCTCAAAGGCTTCTGGTGTATGCCTACATGCCCAATGGCTCTCTAAACTCCGCTCTCTTTACAAAAGATGAAGAAGTAGAGAAGGTGTTGGATTGGAAGACTCGGTTTGAGATCGCATTGGGCATTGCTCGAGGATTACTTTATCTCCATGAGGAATGCAGAGATCGCATCATCCACTGCGATATTAAACCTGAAAACATTCTGTTGGATGGTGACTTTAGCCCGAAGGTGGCCGATTTTGGGCTGGCAAAACTGGTGGGCAGAGATTTCAGCCGCGTACTGACGACCGCAAGAGGAACTCGAGGGTATCTGGCTCCCGAATGGGTTTCCGGCCTTCCTATCACTCCCAAAGCAGATGTATTCAGTTTTGGCATGACTTTGTTTGAAATTATATCCGGCCGAAGAAATCTTGACTTGAATGTGGAGGAGAGTAGGATCTAG